From Stegostoma tigrinum isolate sSteTig4 chromosome X, sSteTig4.hap1, whole genome shotgun sequence, a single genomic window includes:
- the cdk4 gene encoding cyclin-dependent kinase 4 isoform X5: MEQGSTPQYEPMAEIGEGAYGTVYKARDSLSGKFVALKNVRVQRNEDGLPPSTVREVALLKRLEHFDHPNVVRLFDVCATVRADRETKVTLVFEHVDQDLKTYLEKAPLPGLPAETIKDLMNQLLNGLAFLHSHSVVHRDLKPENILVTSRGQVKLADFGLARIYSCQMALTPVVVTLWYRAPEVLLQATYATPVDMWSTGCIFAEMFRRSLQETFGSEIIKRAFSF; encoded by the exons ATGGAGCAGGGTTCCACCCCGCAGTATGAGCCCATGGCAGAGATTGGAGAAGGGGCGTATGGGACTGTCTATAAGGCACGAGACTCCCTGAGTGGAAAATTTGTTGCTCTAAAAAATGTGCGGGTTCAGAGGAATGAAGATGGCCTGCCACCGTCGACTGTGAGGGAAGTGGCCCTTCTGAAGCGGTTGGAGCATTTTGACCATCCCAACGTTGTAAG ATTGTTTGATGTATGTGCGACAGTGAGAGCGGACAGGGAAACTAAAGTCACTTTGGTGTTTGAGCATGTTGACCAGGATCTGAAAACATATCTGGAGAAAGCCCCGTTACCTGGCCTACCAGCTGAGACTATCAAG GATCTGATGAATCAGTTGCTGAATGGCTTGGCATTCCTTCACTCTCACAGTGTGGTGCACCGGGACCTTAAGCCAGAGAACATCTTGGTGACCAGCCGGGGACAAGTGAAGCTGGCTGACTTTGGCTTGGCTCGTATCTACAGCTGCCAGATGGCCCTCACTCCAGTG GTGGTGACCCTGTGGTACCGTGCCCCAGAGGTACTGTTGCAGGCAACATACGCCACACCTGTCGACATGTGGAGTACAGGCTGTATCTTTGCTGAGATGTTTCGACGAAG CTTGCAGGAAACTTTTGGAAGTGAG
- the cdk4 gene encoding cyclin-dependent kinase 4 isoform X2 yields the protein MEQGSTPQYEPMAEIGEGAYGTVYKARDSLSGKFVALKNVRVQRNEDGLPPSTVREVALLKRLEHFDHPNVVRLFDVCATVRADRETKVTLVFEHVDQDLKTYLEKAPLPGLPAETIKDLMNQLLNGLAFLHSHSVVHRDLKPENILVTSRGQVKLADFGLARIYSCQMALTPVVVTLWYRAPEVLLQATYATPVDMWSTGCIFAEMFRRSMTGLPAVEDWPEDVTLPRSAFPNRPPQLVKSYVPEIDDLGAELLLELLAFSPHKRISAFDALRHPYFQSQSPEV from the exons ATGGAGCAGGGTTCCACCCCGCAGTATGAGCCCATGGCAGAGATTGGAGAAGGGGCGTATGGGACTGTCTATAAGGCACGAGACTCCCTGAGTGGAAAATTTGTTGCTCTAAAAAATGTGCGGGTTCAGAGGAATGAAGATGGCCTGCCACCGTCGACTGTGAGGGAAGTGGCCCTTCTGAAGCGGTTGGAGCATTTTGACCATCCCAACGTTGTAAG ATTGTTTGATGTATGTGCGACAGTGAGAGCGGACAGGGAAACTAAAGTCACTTTGGTGTTTGAGCATGTTGACCAGGATCTGAAAACATATCTGGAGAAAGCCCCGTTACCTGGCCTACCAGCTGAGACTATCAAG GATCTGATGAATCAGTTGCTGAATGGCTTGGCATTCCTTCACTCTCACAGTGTGGTGCACCGGGACCTTAAGCCAGAGAACATCTTGGTGACCAGCCGGGGACAAGTGAAGCTGGCTGACTTTGGCTTGGCTCGTATCTACAGCTGCCAGATGGCCCTCACTCCAGTG GTGGTGACCCTGTGGTACCGTGCCCCAGAGGTACTGTTGCAGGCAACATACGCCACACCTGTCGACATGTGGAGTACAGGCTGTATCTTTGCTGAGATGTTTCGACGAAG CATGACTGGGCTCCCGGCAGTGGAAGATTGGCCAGAAGATGTGACGCTTCCACGAAGCGCATTCCCCAACCGTCCTCCGCAGTTGGTCAAGTCCTATGTACCTGAAATCGATGATTTGGGAGCAGAGCTGCTATTG gagttattggcATTCAGCCCTCATAAAAGAATCTCCGCTTTTGATGCCCTACGACATCCTTATTTTCAAAGCCAAAGTCCTGAAGTTTAA
- the cdk4 gene encoding cyclin-dependent kinase 4 isoform X3 yields MEQGSTPQYEPMAEIGEGAYGTVYKARDSLSGKFVALKNVRVQRNEDGLPPSTVREVALLKRLEHFDHPNVVRLFDVCATVRADRETKVTLVFEHVDQDLKTYLEKAPLPGLPAETIKDLMNQLLNGLAFLHSHSVVHRDLKPENILVTSRGQVKLADFGLARIYSCQMALTPVVVTLWYRAPEVLLQATYATPVDMWSTGCIFAEMFRRSLQETFGSEHYLLHQLTSF; encoded by the exons ATGGAGCAGGGTTCCACCCCGCAGTATGAGCCCATGGCAGAGATTGGAGAAGGGGCGTATGGGACTGTCTATAAGGCACGAGACTCCCTGAGTGGAAAATTTGTTGCTCTAAAAAATGTGCGGGTTCAGAGGAATGAAGATGGCCTGCCACCGTCGACTGTGAGGGAAGTGGCCCTTCTGAAGCGGTTGGAGCATTTTGACCATCCCAACGTTGTAAG ATTGTTTGATGTATGTGCGACAGTGAGAGCGGACAGGGAAACTAAAGTCACTTTGGTGTTTGAGCATGTTGACCAGGATCTGAAAACATATCTGGAGAAAGCCCCGTTACCTGGCCTACCAGCTGAGACTATCAAG GATCTGATGAATCAGTTGCTGAATGGCTTGGCATTCCTTCACTCTCACAGTGTGGTGCACCGGGACCTTAAGCCAGAGAACATCTTGGTGACCAGCCGGGGACAAGTGAAGCTGGCTGACTTTGGCTTGGCTCGTATCTACAGCTGCCAGATGGCCCTCACTCCAGTG GTGGTGACCCTGTGGTACCGTGCCCCAGAGGTACTGTTGCAGGCAACATACGCCACACCTGTCGACATGTGGAGTACAGGCTGTATCTTTGCTGAGATGTTTCGACGAAG CTTGCAGGAAACTTTTGGAAGTGAG
- the cdk4 gene encoding cyclin-dependent kinase 4 isoform X4, translated as MEQGSTPQYEPMAEIGEGAYGTVYKARDSLSGKFVALKNVRVQRNEDGLPPSTVREVALLKRLEHFDHPNVVRLFDVCATVRADRETKVTLVFEHVDQDLKTYLEKAPLPGLPAETIKDLMNQLLNGLAFLHSHSVVHRDLKPENILVTSRGQVKLADFGLARIYSCQMALTPVVVTLWYRAPEVLLQATYATPVDMWSTGCIFAEMFRRSLQETFGSEASVLWEIGT; from the exons ATGGAGCAGGGTTCCACCCCGCAGTATGAGCCCATGGCAGAGATTGGAGAAGGGGCGTATGGGACTGTCTATAAGGCACGAGACTCCCTGAGTGGAAAATTTGTTGCTCTAAAAAATGTGCGGGTTCAGAGGAATGAAGATGGCCTGCCACCGTCGACTGTGAGGGAAGTGGCCCTTCTGAAGCGGTTGGAGCATTTTGACCATCCCAACGTTGTAAG ATTGTTTGATGTATGTGCGACAGTGAGAGCGGACAGGGAAACTAAAGTCACTTTGGTGTTTGAGCATGTTGACCAGGATCTGAAAACATATCTGGAGAAAGCCCCGTTACCTGGCCTACCAGCTGAGACTATCAAG GATCTGATGAATCAGTTGCTGAATGGCTTGGCATTCCTTCACTCTCACAGTGTGGTGCACCGGGACCTTAAGCCAGAGAACATCTTGGTGACCAGCCGGGGACAAGTGAAGCTGGCTGACTTTGGCTTGGCTCGTATCTACAGCTGCCAGATGGCCCTCACTCCAGTG GTGGTGACCCTGTGGTACCGTGCCCCAGAGGTACTGTTGCAGGCAACATACGCCACACCTGTCGACATGTGGAGTACAGGCTGTATCTTTGCTGAGATGTTTCGACGAAG CTTGCAGGAAACTTTTGGAAGTGAG GCCTCTGTTTTGTGGGAAATCGGAACTTGA
- the cdk4 gene encoding cyclin-dependent kinase 4 isoform X1, whose translation MEQGSTPQYEPMAEIGEGAYGTVYKARDSLSGKFVALKNVRVQRNEDGLPPSTVREVALLKRLEHFDHPNVVRLFDVCATVRADRETKVTLVFEHVDQDLKTYLEKAPLPGLPAETIKDLMNQLLNGLAFLHSHSVVHRDLKPENILVTSRGQVKLADFGLARIYSCQMALTPVVVTLWYRAPEVLLQATYATPVDMWSTGCIFAEMFRRRPLFCGKSELDQLGKIIDMTGLPAVEDWPEDVTLPRSAFPNRPPQLVKSYVPEIDDLGAELLLELLAFSPHKRISAFDALRHPYFQSQSPEV comes from the exons ATGGAGCAGGGTTCCACCCCGCAGTATGAGCCCATGGCAGAGATTGGAGAAGGGGCGTATGGGACTGTCTATAAGGCACGAGACTCCCTGAGTGGAAAATTTGTTGCTCTAAAAAATGTGCGGGTTCAGAGGAATGAAGATGGCCTGCCACCGTCGACTGTGAGGGAAGTGGCCCTTCTGAAGCGGTTGGAGCATTTTGACCATCCCAACGTTGTAAG ATTGTTTGATGTATGTGCGACAGTGAGAGCGGACAGGGAAACTAAAGTCACTTTGGTGTTTGAGCATGTTGACCAGGATCTGAAAACATATCTGGAGAAAGCCCCGTTACCTGGCCTACCAGCTGAGACTATCAAG GATCTGATGAATCAGTTGCTGAATGGCTTGGCATTCCTTCACTCTCACAGTGTGGTGCACCGGGACCTTAAGCCAGAGAACATCTTGGTGACCAGCCGGGGACAAGTGAAGCTGGCTGACTTTGGCTTGGCTCGTATCTACAGCTGCCAGATGGCCCTCACTCCAGTG GTGGTGACCCTGTGGTACCGTGCCCCAGAGGTACTGTTGCAGGCAACATACGCCACACCTGTCGACATGTGGAGTACAGGCTGTATCTTTGCTGAGATGTTTCGACGAAG GCCTCTGTTTTGTGGGAAATCGGAACTTGACCAACTAGGAAAGATTATTGA CATGACTGGGCTCCCGGCAGTGGAAGATTGGCCAGAAGATGTGACGCTTCCACGAAGCGCATTCCCCAACCGTCCTCCGCAGTTGGTCAAGTCCTATGTACCTGAAATCGATGATTTGGGAGCAGAGCTGCTATTG gagttattggcATTCAGCCCTCATAAAAGAATCTCCGCTTTTGATGCCCTACGACATCCTTATTTTCAAAGCCAAAGTCCTGAAGTTTAA
- the cdk4 gene encoding cyclin-dependent kinase 4 isoform X6 gives MEQGSTPQYEPMAEIGEGAYGTVYKARDSLSGKFVALKNVRVQRNEDGLPPSTVREVALLKRLEHFDHPNVVRLFDVCATVRADRETKVTLVFEHVDQDLKTYLEKAPLPGLPAETIKDLMNQLLNGLAFLHSHSVVHRDLKPENILVTSRGQVKLADFGLARIYSCQMALTPVVVTLWYRAPEVLLQATYATPVDMWSTGCIFAEMFRRSLQETFGSELQHYYN, from the exons ATGGAGCAGGGTTCCACCCCGCAGTATGAGCCCATGGCAGAGATTGGAGAAGGGGCGTATGGGACTGTCTATAAGGCACGAGACTCCCTGAGTGGAAAATTTGTTGCTCTAAAAAATGTGCGGGTTCAGAGGAATGAAGATGGCCTGCCACCGTCGACTGTGAGGGAAGTGGCCCTTCTGAAGCGGTTGGAGCATTTTGACCATCCCAACGTTGTAAG ATTGTTTGATGTATGTGCGACAGTGAGAGCGGACAGGGAAACTAAAGTCACTTTGGTGTTTGAGCATGTTGACCAGGATCTGAAAACATATCTGGAGAAAGCCCCGTTACCTGGCCTACCAGCTGAGACTATCAAG GATCTGATGAATCAGTTGCTGAATGGCTTGGCATTCCTTCACTCTCACAGTGTGGTGCACCGGGACCTTAAGCCAGAGAACATCTTGGTGACCAGCCGGGGACAAGTGAAGCTGGCTGACTTTGGCTTGGCTCGTATCTACAGCTGCCAGATGGCCCTCACTCCAGTG GTGGTGACCCTGTGGTACCGTGCCCCAGAGGTACTGTTGCAGGCAACATACGCCACACCTGTCGACATGTGGAGTACAGGCTGTATCTTTGCTGAGATGTTTCGACGAAG CTTGCAGGAAACTTTTGGAAGTGAG cTTCAACACTACTATAATTGA